In Candidatus Poribacteria bacterium, the genomic window CCCGGACCGTACACGGCGTAAAAGTATGCCGCGAACGGGGAGGCCATGTAGAAGATTTCCAAAGCGATCAAGACGTAGAATGCGGCACAAGCCCAAAAAGCGCGCCGTGCAATCTTTGCGGTGTCGGTAGATTTCCGAATATCTTCCATTGGTTCGAATCCTCGATGAGTTGATTTGACGTAATATAAGAGACTATCGTTCTATTATATAATCTATTCGGTAGCAATCAAGCCTTTCTGGCGCGCATATTTCAGAAATGTTTGCGATACCTGTCAAGTGTCGGTGGTTCCCAAAGAGGACAGGATTCGGGCGAAAAGCCGCGCTTCTTAGGGACGGGTTTACTCTCTGATCGAAAGGCCTTCGGATCTCATCTCATGAATCATTACAAATTCCCTCTGTGTTATCATCTTTATGGCCTTCCGTGGATCTGTCGAAAAATCCAAACTATATGGCAGACTTTCACTCGCCTGAGGTGGAGAATTTCAACCATAGCTGACAGTGGATAAAGTGATAAAGCCCTGCTTCCTGACAATGGCGCACCTGCAACCGAGATAGAAGGCGTGTCACGGGAACAGAAGGCGATGTCGGGCGAAAGTACCGAGAAGTTGGTACACGGCTTGGACGTTCTGCTTCAACACGATCTGCGTCGAGACTTGCGCGAGGCCGTGTACGAAATTGCGTTTGGCAGTTGCGTCATTGCTGGAAACTCATGCAAGACAGGGCTATGGCCCCCATTCTTTGCGTGCCTGTTGCAGACTCAATCGGCAGATGAGCGTGAGAGGCAAGCGTGACTGCATCAACAATGCTGCGGTGTCTTGGGTGTTGAATTTGTGGACCCATATGCGAATATAATTGTTATCTGCGGGAGGAACTGTTGAAGTCACTGCTTGGCAGTTCGACCGTCTTGTACGCTCACTGCGGATTGAGTTGAGTAGAATGTCATTCTCTGTTGTAATGCTCCACCAAACACAGCGATCAATTTAACACCGGGATGCAGCGTCACGATTTTCAACGTGCTCGAAGTGAAAAGCAGGTCAAGCAACGCCGTGACGACATCATCGAGGCGGCGCGCACTCTTTTGGAATCATCAGGCAGTGGCAGCGTCACACTGATGTCCATCGGCGAGAGGGTTGGGCTCGCGAAGTCGAACATCTATAGATATTTTGAAAGTCGCGAAGATATCCTGTGCGAGGTCTTCCTTCAGGAGTCCGAGATGCTGGCAGAAGAGCATTGGTCAGCGTTTCATGGCATGCCGCGGTTGAACGATCTCTCGACCTGTGCTGCAATTTTCGCTAACGGCTGTGCAGCGCGGCCGCTGTTCTGCATGCTTAACGCAGAACTGGCTGGCACGATGGAAGAACATGTTTCGGTGGATCGGCTGATTTATCTGAATACGGAATTTGCCCGTCTGATAGCGCGCGTAGCATCTGGACTGCAGACTGCAGCACCTGAACTTGGTGAGGCGCGCGCCTATCTCGCGGTTCGAATGTTCCTTCACCAGTTGGTCGGGTGCTGGTTATTTACCCATTTGGGCGATCGACCCAACGAGGCGATCAAGATCGCTAAACTTGCAGAGTTCAGCCAGCCCTTCCGGAAAACATACTCGCAAAGTTGTTATGTCATCCTGATGGGATTGTCGTCCATTGATATATCGGAAGACATGTTCTCGGGGCTAACGCTGTTTGATCACGACAGCGAGACAGTACCCGTCCCCCCAGCACCAATGGCCTGAGAGAGGCGTCCGGCGATAGCATCCTGCAGGAGGTTGCAAAGCGGCACGATGCGAAAACCGCCCGAAGCTGTCGGATAGATCCCTACATCGCAAAACTCGGGAATAAAGGTGAGCCGCGCTGACGTCGCCTTGTCGAACGCCGCCGAACTCCAGATCATAGAACCCGCCAACAATCAGCCAAGCGTCGCGTGTGTTGGCGAAATTGAGCCGAAGGCCGAGGAACAGATCATCCTAAAAGGCTGAAGGGCCGCCCGAGCCGCGGGAATCGAATTCTAGTCCAGGCGCGTGCTTCTACAAGGATTGGGATTCTGGATTCTCGGATCGCTACTTTAAAATTTTTCATCACATCAAACTGAAACTCTTTCAACCCCGGTCCGCGTACAACTAAATCGAGGTCGCTGCTGTCATCGCTTTGCTCATTCACTCGGCTACCGTAGGCCCATACTTCTACCTCGGGTAAGTGCCTCACGATGATTTCTTCAAGTTTCGCGCGGTGTCTCGGCAATAGATCCAGACGATCAGTCATCAACTGCTTCCTCAATCACGTGAATCAGTGCATATGCGTCAGCGACAAAACTCGGCAATGCATCTAAGATTTTGATTGCGAATTGTTCTCCATAGTCAGGAGCAGGAACATTTGTACTAGCTCATCTCGCGTGCCATGTTATAGAACTCGGCGTTGGGTTCCATCACCAGCACATTGGCCAACCTGTTACTCATGCCAAAGAACGCTGTAATCGCTGCGATGTCCCAGATGTCTTCTTCACTGAAACCAGCTTCTTTCAGCGCTTCAATATCTTTCTCTCCAACTGCCCACGATTCATTACAGACTTTGACCGCGAAATCCAGCATCGCCATCTGTCGGGGTGTAATGTCGGCTTTCCGATAGTTGACTGCAACCTGGTCAGAGATCAAGGGGTGTTTTGCATGGATTCGCAACACCGCGCCGTGGGCAACTACGCAGTACTGACAGTTGTTTTCACCCGAAGTCGCAACCACAATCATCTCCATATCGGCCTTGCTCAAGCCGCTTTCCTTTTCCATCAGAGCATCGTGATAATTAAAAAATACCCGGAATTCTTTCGGACGGTGTGCCAGCGCCAGGAACACATTGGGAATAAAACCCGCTTTCTCCTGCACTGCAAGCATTCGCTCCTGGATATCCTGCGGCAGGTCTTCGATTTTGGGTATGGGATATCGACTTGCAGAAGGTATTTTTATGGTCAGCTTGACTCCGGATTCAAGGTATCGGGCAGGTATGCTGCAATCAACTTCGCATTCTTGACCCACTGGGGTCAACCAGTGGTTCGGTCACGATTTTCGCGTCTTTGGCCTTGCCAATTATCTCTATTTTGATGTCTCTGCTTTGTTGTTTTGCCGGCGGAATGTAGCCGAGTGCAATGCTTTTTCCAATGGTGTGGCCAAACGATGCCGACGTAACGATTCCCGAAACCTCTCCATCACACAGGATCGGTTCACCACCCACGGCATCCTGTTCATCCACGTCGACCGCAAAACAGGTCAGTAGCCATTTGCGGTCTTGAGTCGATGCATCAACCATCCAATCACGGCCGACAAATTCGCCTTTATCCAGTTTCACGAATCGGTCCAGTACAGATTCGTAGGGTGAATATTCTGGCGAATACTCCCGGCGCCAACTGCCATATCCCTTTTCCAGTCTGAGCGAAAGCAGAGCCCTGGACCCGATTAGAGCAAGCCCGTACTCTCTTCCCTTTTCCATGACCAACTGAACCACCTCGGTTTGATGTTCAATCGGAAAGTTATATGCAAGTCTGCCATCCTCCATCAGTGAACCGGTTTTGACACTGAAGTACTTTCAGCACCGGTCACACCAGTAAGGCATTGTCTTGTGGCTTGCTTTGCTGGCTTCTTTGGATTCGCACAGAGGACATGTTCGTCCGTCAGCCCATCTGGACCGAATCAATGTATCTCATCGCATCTTGCTCAGTCTCAAATCGAGACATGAATTCGTAGAGGCTGACCCGAATGTATTCGTCCTTTCACTTTCTCATGTATATTTCCAGTCAATTTCCACATTGGAAAGTACATTTTAAATTGATGGTCTTGTCAATTTAAATGGATAGTACCCAATTTTTGACTCACGCTTTCAAGCTGGATAAATTAAGTGAGATATCCGACTTAGGTTTGCAACAGGCCTTGTCGTTCAACAAATTCCGCAATAATTTCGACACCTTTGCCTG contains:
- a CDS encoding TetR family transcriptional regulator gives rise to the protein MQRHDFQRARSEKQVKQRRDDIIEAARTLLESSGSGSVTLMSIGERVGLAKSNIYRYFESREDILCEVFLQESEMLAEEHWSAFHGMPRLNDLSTCAAIFANGCAARPLFCMLNAELAGTMEEHVSVDRLIYLNTEFARLIARVASGLQTAAPELGEARAYLAVRMFLHQLVGCWLFTHLGDRPNEAIKIAKLAEFSQPFRKTYSQSCYVILMGLSSIDISEDMFSGLTLFDHDSETVPVPPAPMA
- a CDS encoding nucleotidyltransferase domain-containing protein produces the protein MTDRLDLLPRHRAKLEEIIVRHLPEVEVWAYGSRVNEQSDDSSDLDLVVRGPGLKEFQFDVMKNFKVAIRESRIPILVEARAWTRIRFPRLGRPFSLLG
- a CDS encoding peroxidase-related enzyme (This protein belongs to a clade of uncharacterized proteins related to peroxidases such as the alkylhydroperoxidase AhpD.); translation: MKIPSASRYPIPKIEDLPQDIQERMLAVQEKAGFIPNVFLALAHRPKEFRVFFNYHDALMEKESGLSKADMEMIVVATSGENNCQYCVVAHGAVLRIHAKHPLISDQVAVNYRKADITPRQMAMLDFAVKVCNESWAVGEKDIEALKEAGFSEEDIWDIAAITAFFGMSNRLANVLVMEPNAEFYNMAREMS
- a CDS encoding aminomethyltransferase family protein, with product MEDGRLAYNFPIEHQTEVVQLVMEKGREYGLALIGSRALLSLRLEKGYGSWRREYSPEYSPYESVLDRFVKLDKGEFVGRDWMVDASTQDRKWLLTCFAVDVDEQDAVGGEPILCDGEVSGIVTSASFGHTIGKSIALGYIPPAKQQSRDIKIEIIGKAKDAKIVTEPLVDPSGSRMRS